One part of the Lotus japonicus ecotype B-129 chromosome 2, LjGifu_v1.2 genome encodes these proteins:
- the LOC130741026 gene encoding polycomb group protein EMBRYONIC FLOWER 2-like, with protein MCRQNSPVHRAREEEIVADESLLIYCKPVELYNILYRRGLHNPTFLRRSLRYKIRARQKKRLRAGIVIFNYRDRCNMVRKTEVTEDFSCPFCLMQCASFKGLRFHLCSSHDLFNFEFWVTEDYQAVNVSVKIDILRSENVADGVIPQSQTFFFCSRHRKHRRKDSVQNEKRANVKFLELDSPEGIQNGFLQKDDDILSSKGENMSKASHTEKNLQNERHGGGSFGPDPPSPMDCLEHVESSFNIPGVSIAMPQSSGDPECGKTINKNGPALPTKAKKLNVDRSDSRNRMLLQKRQFFHSHRVQPMALDQVLSDRDSEDEGDDDIADLEDRRMLDDFVDVSKDEKQLMHLWNSFMRKQRVLADGHMPWACEAFSKLYGKELISSPALFWCWRLFMIKLWNHGLLDASSMNNCSKILDSFRNEGSDTGKK; from the exons ATGTGCCGGCAAAATTCTCCAGTGCATCGCGCCCGCGAAGAAGAAATCGTAGCTGATGAGAGCCTCTTGATTTATTGCAAGCCTGTTGAACTCTACAACATTCTCTATCGCCGTGGTCTTCATAAT CCTACATTTCTGAGGAGATCTTTGCGCTATAAAATAAGAGCAAGGCAAAAAAAGAG GTTGAGAGCAGGAATTGTGATTTTCAACTACAGGGACCGTTGCAACATGGTTCGGAAGACTGAAG TGACTGAAGACTTTTCTTGTCCATTTTGCTTGATGCAGTGTGCGAGCTTTAAG GGTTTGCGATTTCATCTTTGTTCATCGCATGATCTATTCAACTTTGAGTTCTGG GTTACTGAAGATTACCAAGCAGTGAACGTCTCTGTGAAAATTGACATATTAAGATCTGAG AATGTTGCTGATGGAGTAATACCACAATCACAAACGTTCTTCTTCTG TTCAAGACATCGAAAGCATAGACGAAAGGACTCTGTTCAAAATGAAAAGCGTGCCAATGTAAAGTTCCTGGAGTTGGACTCACCAGAAGGCATACAGAATGGATTTTTGCAGAAAGACGATG ATATCCTGTCCAGCAAAGGGGAGAATATGTCTAAAGCATCTCATACCGAGAAGAATCTGCAGAATGAAAGACACGGAGGGGGAAGTTTTGGTCCTGATCCTCCTAGCCCCATGGACTGCCTGGAACATGTAGAATCTAGTTTCAACATTCCAGGAGTTTCCATTGCCATGCCCCAATCTTCTGGGGACCCTGAATGTGgtaaaacaataaataaaaatggtCCTGCTCTGCCTACCAAAGCAAAGAAGTTGAATGTGGATCGCTCAGACTCAAGGAA TCGCATGCTCCTGCAGAAGAGACAGTTCTTTCACTCACATAGAGTTCAG CCTATGGCACTAGATCAAGTGTTATCAGATCGTGATAGTGAAGATGAGGGTGATGATGACATTGCTGATCTTGAAGATAGAAGG ATGCTTGATGATTTTGTGGACGTTTCCAAAGATGAAAAGCAGCTCATGCATCTCTGGAACTCTTTTATGAGGAAACAAAG GGTGCTGGCTGATGGTCACATGCCATGGGCCTGTGAGGCATTTTCGAAGCTTTATGGAAAAGAGCTGATCTCATCCCCAGCTTTATTTTG GTGTTGGAGATTATTCATGATCAAACTTTGGAATCACGGTCTTCTTGATGCTTCCTCAATGAACAACTGTAGTAAAATATTAGATAGTTTCAGAAACGAGGGATCGGATACTGGCAAAAAATAA
- the LOC130741028 gene encoding uncharacterized protein LOC130741028: MESIPNLQVQGSNSQSEVPSSLSSLRDSSEPPDVGNWFSSYQYQTPDPDSNFSFEGFALRRRDEEEEEEANVEEIRARDEVVVGKKLVQCSGNSCEVDDRIEEGCLNQNLDSVNSSLLFSEPPDIRNWFSSYNYESSGFDTSSLFSDEDSEENRRGDDRFDVGVMNEAETRSSDKNMKGYDSAEMKKNVTPADTSYLEKTLQQCVQDKTLQNNLSPTKYDEKLNTSQGSLVSIAMRPPKLVQDSGTREARLEAEVQHEKFDTSSSSTKSFSARSSNCTTNKENDCFVTARKNSSTRANDENSWKRPEKILLQCSTNPGTVPLACEKRAVTKRKALTEATNLQQSNDLEITGKWQCPQKRKPYVGPALKQLRLERWVRRV; the protein is encoded by the exons ATGGAATCAATCCCAAACCTTCAAGTTCAAGGCTCCAATTCCCAGTCTGAG GTTCCCAGTTCCCTGTCATCGCTACGGGATTCTTCTG AGCCTCCTGATGTTGGCAATTGGTTCTCTAGCTATCAGTATCAGACTCCTGATCCGGATTCGAATTTTAGTTTCGAAGGATTCGCTCTCAGAAGACgcgacgaagaagaagaagaagaagcgaaTGTTGAAGAGATTAGGGCCAGAGATGAAGTTGTTGTTGGGAAGAAGCTAGTGCAATGTAGCGGAAATTCTTGCGAAGTCGATGATCGTATTGAAGAGGGGTGCTTGAACCAG aatCTGGATTCTGTCAATTCAAGCTTGCTATTTTCTG AGCCTCCAGACATCAGGAACTGGTTCTCAAGCTATAACTATGAGTCTTCTGGATTTGATACAAGTAGTCTTTTCAGtgatgaagattctgaagagAATAGGCGTGGGGATGACAGGTTTGATGTTGGAGTCATGAATGAAGCTGAAACGAGGTCTTCTGATAAAAACATGAAG GGTTATGATAGTGCtgaaatgaagaaaaatgtAACTCCTGCTGATACTTCCTATTTGGAAAAGACTTTGCAGCAATGTGTGCAAGACAAGACATTGCAAAATAATCTTAGTCCAACTAAGTATGACGAGAAATTGAACACGAGTCAAGGAAGCCTTGTCTCAATTGCAATGAGACCTCCAAAGCTGGTACAAGATAGTGGCACGAGAGAAGCCAGATTGGAGGCTGAAGTCCAGCATGAAAAGTTTGACACAAGCTCAAGTTCAACCAAAAGCTTTTCAGCAAGGAGTTCAAATTGtacaacaaacaaagaaaatgactGTTTTGTTACAGCAAGGAAGAATAGTAGCACCAGAGCAAATGATGAAAATTCTTGGAAGAGACCAGAAAAGATATTATTACAGTGTTCAACAAATCCAGGAACAGTTCCATTGGCATGTGAAAAGCGTGCCGTGACAAAGAGAAAGGCATTAACAGAAGCAACAAATCTTCAACAATCGAATGACTTGGAGATTACAGGTAAATGGCAATGCCCACAGAAACGTAAACCTTATGTTGGGCCTGCTCTGAAGCAACTTAGGCTTGAGCGCTGGGTTCGTAGGGTTTGA